Below is a window of Phyllopteryx taeniolatus isolate TA_2022b chromosome 16, UOR_Ptae_1.2, whole genome shotgun sequence DNA.
AATAtacattgcctttgatgggaacctTGCCTCCACCAAAATGGCCGCTACGTAGGCATGTCACTTAGCCGGGCCGCTACGGTACCCTGTCTTATCTATGTTTCTATTGATATCTGTGACATAACCCCTATTATGTAGcaaaaatagaatgtaaaatacAATTGGGACCTCGCAGCTATCGCTGCTCGAGCCCTAATGACCCTTGTTGACGTGAGTCGTTGGCGGAAAGGGGGCGCTCGCTTCACAAAGACGTCAAGTGTCAGTCATAAAGAGTCAACCGAAGAAGAAGTAGCGGTTCGAGTGGCGTCTTGAGGCAAACAATCATGGCGGCGACGGAGAGCGAGTGAGTTTGTGCACAACTTGTTTCAATCAAAACCCCAAAACTCGATGACATCAAGCCGCATCAGGCGTTCGAACTTCAGATGTTTGTTTGGGTGTTTTACGTTACATAAAGAGTGGCGGCGATTGCTGGCCATACAAACCTTCCAGCTAACGAGCTAAAGCTAGCCGATTTGAcagcaggaggaaaaaaaatgaaatttcaaCTTTGTAATGTGTTCTTCAATGTTTAAATACCTGTCCATTTGTGCATGTACTTATCAGACACtagtgattttttaaaattctttacaaatcatcatcattgttGTTGACGTAAAAcaatcctcttcttcctctctttCTCCTACTTCTTTCACTCccctcctttttcttctccttgtTTTTGGTCAGGGTTCTGTGTGAGATTGAGGTGCTGCAGTCCATCTACTTGGATGACCTGCGCGTCACCAGGACACAGGACAGGTGAGCAACATTATGATGACGCTCAAGCGGAATCCTCACTACATGTTTATTGATATCAATGTTGTGTTGTTGACTTGTCTTCAGGCGCTGGGAGGTGAGTCTGGTTTTGTACCCGTCCACAGCCGAAGATTCCGGATCCCAGTTTGTCCGACTAAACTTGACGTTGACCCTCGACGACCAGGTGACGcacatatcatcatcatcatcaccaccaccaccatcatcgtCTTTTCATTTTCCAAATTGATAATATTAACTCCCATGTTGTTTACTTGCTGCGTATGTGTTCAGTATCCTTGTTCGTCTCCTGACATCTCCATACACAACCCAAGAGGACTCTCTGACGACAAGATCAGCAGGTGACACGCTCCGACTAAACTTATCACCTCGGAGAACCTTCTTAAATCCTATTAGTACCTTGGTAGAATATTTAGAATATATACAAATTTATATAACCTCAGAATCTTGTTTAAGCATATTAGAACATTCAATGTCCGAGAGTTTTGTTAAAGCTTTGTCGAACCTTGTTAATGTTCATTAGAACCTTAAGAAATATTTGAAGTGCACACTAGAacctttttaaatgtgttggaAGCGTACTAGAACATCAGAGCTTTTTGGAATCTCATAGAATGTAGTTAAGGCTTCTTAGAATCTTGTCAATGCTTATTAGAACCTTGGCAACGCTCAGAACCTCATAGAATCTTAAAACATCTTAGAACCTTGTTAATGCTCATTAGAACcttgttaaatgttaaaaatgttgttaAAGCTCATTAGAACCCTGTAAAATGCTTGTTAGAACGTGATGATGTTGTGTTGCAGCCTTCAGCAGAGTCTTGAGCTTGAAGCCGAGTCGTACGTCGGCTCGCCCGTCTTGTATCAGCTGATTGAGGTTACCGCCTTTAACCTTGACCTCAAATAGGAAGTTCCAACTTTGTCAAacgcttttctttttcattttgtcctcCAGAAAGCCAAAGAAATACTGACTGAAAGCAACATTCCTCACGGGAACTGTGTCATCTGCCTCTACGGATTCAAGGTCACCTTTAGCCTTTGGTCCTTTTTGTCCTTTTGCCGTGGATTTGGATTTGTCCTTGGAAACTTTTATTGTGGTGACACACTTCCTGTTTGCCTGTCCAGGAGGGGGAGTCATTCAGCAAGACGCGCTGTTATCACTACTTCCACTCGCACTGCTTGGGTCGATACGCTCGCCACTCGGAGGAGGAGATACGCGTCCGCCAGCAGGAGATGGCCAAGGACAAGACGGCCACGCAGCTTCAGGTTGGACATGATCAACGACGTCACGCTATAACCGGTCATGTGACGTACGGCTGTGTTTGTGAACACAATCTGAGATCTTATTTTAATGCCATACCCAAATGTTCTGTGTCCCCCAGGAGCTGACGGTGGTCTGTCCCGTGTGCCGTGAGCCTCTGACCTACGACCTAGATCAGCTGATGGCCAGCGTCGCACCGCAGCTGCCCGAGGTGAGACAGGAAGTTAACGCCCCACGAGACAGGAAGAGAAAATTAAAGTGTGTTCATCATCACCACCCAGCTGGACGCCGCCGCCATCTGCTCCGACTTCCAGCAGAAGTGGCGAGAACTTGAGAGGGTTCTGGACAGACAGCGCTGTCGAGGAGGCGTCATCGATCCCAAGGAGGAGTCCAATCGTTTCCTCATACATATCAATGAGGTGATGACCATGCGTCATGTGACCCTCAATGCCAGGACATCGCTCATCTTTGTTACAACATTCTTAGAACCTTCCGAGAACATTTTCAGAGCATGGAAGCTCCTTTCGAGCCTCGTTAGAACTTTCAGGACCTTGCTAAACCGTAGATGATTGGCGACACTTGACAGAATCTTGTAGAAGCCTCTAGAACCCTGTCAGAGCCTTGTTAGAACCTTCTAGAAAGCTTGTGAGAACCTAGTTGAAGCTTGGTAGACCATTGTAGACCTTGTAGTAACTTGTCAGAACCTTGTAAAACCTTGTTAGAAGCTTGTAGAACCTCAAAGAACTGAGTTTTACAACTCTGTTACAACCGCATTAGTAATTGTAAGAAACTTGTCAGAACCTGAAATTGTAGAACATcgtaaaatgtttattaagaTCTTGTAGAAGCATGTTAGGACATTGTAGAACCGTATTACAACCTCATTAGTACCCGTCAGAAGCTTATCAGTACATTGTAGAACCTCGTAGAAGGTTAGTTACTTAGCTACTTACTTACTCAGAACATTGTGAAAGCCTAATAGAACATTGTAGAACTttattgaaatttgtcaaaacatTGTAGAACCTTGTTAGATGTAGAACCCCTTATAAGCTTGTTAGGATCTCGTAGAAGCTTGTTGGAACTTCGTGAGTCTATCAGAACTTTTTAGATCCTAGTTAGAAGCatgtaaaaacatttagaaGCTGGTTAGAAGCCTGTAGATGTACATTGTAGAATCTTTTTAGAACATTGTAGAATCTTGGAGAACATTTTAGAAATTTGTacggttttttttggggggggggggggattgtagAACCTTTGTTAGGAACTTATAGAAAACTCGATGAGGCTTGTTAAGACCTTGTAGAACTTTGTGACAGCCCTCATTAGTACCCGTCAGAACCTTGTTGACGCTTCTTTGAACCTTATTAGAACATTTTGTGAGAAGTTTGAGTGAACCTTGTAGAAACTTGTTAGGACCTTGTAGAACCTAGTTACATCCTCATTAGTACCCCGTAGAAGGTTGTTAGTAGAAGCTTGTTGGGACATCATCAAGGTTCTGGTGTGATGACAACACGTCCTGTTAACCCTGGATGTTTGGGTTCCTCCGCAGGCACCTTCTTCTCCTGATGGTGGCGGCGAGGACCCACCCCTACCCGCCGCCTGTGAGCTTCCTCCGCCATTGCATCACGTTGCTCCACGGCCAACGCACTGCTCGGGCACTCACTGGCAGCCTCATGGTCAGCCTCAGGCCCGCAAGCGCCACAGCCACGGCAGGGGTCCCAGGAGAGGAAGCGCGGGGCCCCGAACGTATCACACCAGAGGAGGCGCCCCCATCTCGGAACACCTGGACTCGCTCTGTCTGTCGTCGGACCCCACCGAGGGAGCGCCCCGCGCCACGTGTGAGGATGTGTGCGCTCACTTGACTCTTCATCAAACAGGAAGTCACTCTTCTTCATTTGACAAACACACCGCAGCGGGGCGCGCTCAACGGGCCCGCAGAAGGGGCCCGCAGCACTTGGCCCACGGAGGACCCCCTCAACACCGCCGCTGGGACGCTCGAGCACCGAGAGGGGGGGCGCCCCGCCAGCAGAGGGTGGGGGGACCAGAGGAGGacctctgacacacacacacacgtgttctTGTGTGGTGACACGAAATGAAATGACTTAATTAAATCTAATGAACTAATAATGCATCGCtcagctttttttccctcccactaAATGTCAgttaaattttgtatttttatttcaaaacgtATCTTTCACTGCTATATTTGTACgtttgagatatatatatatatatatatgtatatatatatatattgttttcaaaTCTAGTTCACGGGTGGGTAAAatatgctaggttaattgacaactctaaattgcccgtagatgtgagtgcgaatggttgtttgtatgctAATGTTGGACCGTGTGTATCAAATTTCGTGCCACATcatatgtaaatgtgtgttggtccTTGAATCCTTACACATCACACGAGTGAATTAGTCAAACTGTGACATTCCCAATTGCGATCATATTAATATTATACTAAGGACGGGAAAGACATGCAACAGGAGGTGAAAACAGCAGAGCGGGTGGTTATTGGATGCACGCTAGCCAGCCTGTGGGACACCTCCACTGGCAGACTACTGGGGGAAGCCAGTGGAATCTATCTATGGAATATATCAGATTAACATAATATGCACATATTGTGAGGTGTCTGTCGAAAATATCCCTTACAATTTTGGAACTATTGTAGTCCGTTGCGTTGCATTGTGGGGTTAAGTTAGACTGGGTAACAATATGGCGCGCTGTCACTGTCcagactttgttttattttacacgGCTTTGACCCATGCGGatagaaagtttttttttttttttaatgaatccaATGTTAATCGAGGTGAAACTACACATCCCATAATGCCTAGCTCCCCTTTTGTCGCAGGCGGTCAGGTCATATACTGTTTATTCACCGTTATCAAAAACAAGCCGTTTCAAAGCACATCTGATGTCGTGGGATGAGCAACAAATCGAATATGCCGAGATATGCCGAGATGAGCCGAGATGAGCAGGCTGTGAGCCGGAAGTGACGTGTCATGCGCGAGGAGCCAAGACCTTATGCCGGAACAACAGAATGCGCTAGCCCTTGCTGCAAATGTGTGAGTCTTCCCACTAACGACCGTTAGTGACACTGAAGTCAAGCCTGACTGAAACCGCCTTTGTGTGTattcaaattgctttttttttttttttttttttttttttaaaagatattaaaaacagatttaaaaCAACTTTCAACTTGAACAGCCATGGTCGAAGGAGACAACAAGAGCGCGAACATGCTGGTTAGTACGAAGATGACGTTGTTACTTCTCGAAGGTTAGCTTGTGCTAATCTGCGGCTTTTGCTGCTTTTCGGGCCTCTGCTGTTAGCTCCTGGTGGCTAGCATCGGGCCTCCTACCTGTCACGCTGTTGGTTAATTTAAAGCATATTCTTATTTTCTGTTAACTTGCAGCTGCTACTCGACCGTGACGATGACCGCTGCTAACGTCAGCGGGCTAACATGCTAAGAAGCAGCTATCCGCCTAGCCATGTCCACAAGCGGAGCGTGTGACTTGCGGGCTCGCCCACACATGACTGCTCTGATGTTTGAACATAACAATTGCTCTAATGTAGTGGTTTTCAAAATACGTTTTTACACCAAGTTAcacctaataaaaaaaaaaaaaaaattaataaaaaaattaccaaataataataaaaaaacaaaaacaacgaaGTCCTCTAACTACCAccaaaaattaaatacagtcGAGTACTTGGCCTCAATGTtaatcaaaacaagacatttaaaaaataataatcatcatcatattgtaagccactctaacattgtgcacattttgaacattaacactgcgttATATATaggaacatttaaaataacGATACGAAAATAACGACTCAATTCAAATATATTACacataaaagttgaataaaatgttacctaaatgagtttaaaaacaaacagttcttactGATTAAGTACACATCTTGtactaaaataattttgtgTCCAGGACAATGTTTGAGCAAACCTCATTTATTGAATAACTTCTGTTTTAACTCCTTTTTTCTGTGCGTACTCCGCTCCTCTACAAACGACACTATAGATTTAGGACCACGAGCTTGCGTATCACAAAATAATTCCTACTTGTTAACCTTCTATTTGAAGCCAAGTCGTTTGAATGTGTCACAATTGCTAACCTATCTGACGTTCTCTCGACTCGTTAACGATGCCATTCAGCGAGGCGGCTTTTATATTTAGCTTTGCAGACTTGgcgtgggtacggaaagttttcagacccccttaagtttttcactctttgttatattgcagacatttgttaaaataatttaagttcattttttcatcattaatgtacacacagcaccccatattgacagaaaaaaacggaattgttgaaacttttgctgatttattaaaaaagaaaaactgaaatatcacacagccacaagtattcagaccctttgctgtggcactcatattgaactctgttgctgcccatttcttctgatcatccttgagatggttctacagcttcactggagtccagctgtgtttgattatactgattgcacttgattaggaaagccacacccctgtctatataaggccttacaactcacagtgcatgtcagagcaaatgagattcatgaggtcaaaggaactgcctgaagagctcagagacagaattctggcaaggcacagatctggccaaggttacaaaaaaacattctgctgcactttacgttcctaagagcacagtggcctccataatcctgaaatggaagacgtttgggacgatcagaacccttcctcgagctagctgtccggccaaactgagccatcgggggagaagagccttggtaagagaggtaaagaagaacccaaagatcactgtggttgagctcaagagatgcagtcaggagatgggagaacattctagaaagtcaaccatcactgcagccctccaccagtcggggcttcatggcggagtggcccgacggaagcctctcctcagtgcaagacgcacttgagcatctctggaaagtcctgaaaatggctgcccaccaacgttcaccttCCAACCCGACAGAACTGGataggatctgcaaggaggaatggcagagtatctccaaatccaggtgtgaaaaacttgttgcatcattcccaaaaagactcatggctgtattagctcaaaagggtgctttgactaaatactgagcaaagggtctgtatacttatggctgtgtgatatttcagtttttcttttttaataaatctgcaaacatttcaacaattctgtattttttctgtcaatatggggtgctgtgtgtacattgtgcaaaaaaatgaacttaaatgattttagcaaatggctgaaatatagaAAGAGTTAcaaatttaagagggtctgaatactttccgcaccCATTGTACTTAGAAATGTTGTCTTTTCCTTGTTCAATAACGAGCGTTGTGCAACGGGCAAAGAGGATCAAggcacactgtgtgtgtgtgtgtgtgtgtgtgtgtgtacagggaGCGCGTCTCGTTTACAGACGCACATACACGTACTTAAAAGCTCCCCAGAAAATTGTGTAATGTAAAATGAAGCTATTACTGTTCTACTTGGCAAGCGCTTTGTACTTTCAGATTTCAGATCTAGGGGCCAGGGGgatgtccgttacattgaagcccCGCCGACCccctttttttgtaaaaaatattttttattttattatttttgtgttggcCATATGGACCAATataactgtacagtacaaacttATGTAGTGTTTTGTGTCCTAAAACGTACAGTACAgttaagttattgtaaataaatataaggaagcttgaaaatgttacaagagtttgtttatccaaacttaccagaCCGGTgcgcttggtcatggtgacattgttgacgtacagtaatCATCGGCGAGTAGCTTTTAGGAGCCGTGAGCAATTAGTGTCCTTCctagttgcaaaaaaaaaaaaaaaaaaagttactgtaccaaaaatagcttGTTCCGGagacttgttttgtattcctcagttaacaccgcagccatgctggaacaggaaggggccatttCCAAAGTGTTCCCACAAATTCTGAACTCTCccaaatattagcccctgagcgcCAGTGAAAGGAGCTGactgcttcagcataccaagagattttggaaagTCAAACAGTTTGAGGATTACCCctttctgttccaacatgtctgtgcaccggtgcacaaagcaaggtccataaagacattgatgagagaatttggtatgggtgaacttgactggcctgcacagtccTGCcatcaacccgatagaacacctttgggttgatttcgagtggacagtgagccaggccttcttggctcttggaagaatgggcaaaaattctcACAAACTCGGtactaaaccttgttgaaagccttcccacaagagttgtaGCTgtaaagggtagaccaacatatAAAACCATACGGATTTAGAATTGGATAGCACTTAAAATCATacgtgagtcaaggcaggtgcaCTATTGCTAATATGCTGTATATTACAGCTAGTTGGCTAGataaggctccagctcacctgtgacccaaatGAAGATAAgcgctataaaaaaaatagatatgttgcaatatacagtaatatgacGGGATATAATTGATTGTGATTATCACATGATGTGCAGGCGCAGGAAACTGCACAGCTGGAGGAGCAGCTTCAGGCGTGGGGCGAGGTGATCCTGGTGGGGGACCGTGTCCTGCGCTGGGAGAAGGCGTGGTTTCCTGGAGTGCTGATAGCCACCACCACTGTGCTCTTCCTGTGAGTCTCTTGGCCAATCAGCTCGGCCGTGTTGAGAATCTCTCCGTATCTGCTATAGATAGTGCCCTATATAGCGAGTTGGCCTATTAGGAGTGCTATTGGAATGTGGATTGAGTATATTATCGCCTTTAAAGTGAATGATTCCCAATTAAATGTGATTGATTAGAGCAGCAAATCACAAGAGAAGTTGTCTCACAGGGAGCACGTCTAAAATGCCACTCAATTATTAGAACACCAACTGAAGCCCACATGAGCAAGCGCGAGGCGATGGAGGCAAAGAAAAATTCCCTTCTGggtggggagggagggagagaaggGGGGAGAGCTAAAGAGAGCTggaacagagagagagagagagagagagagagagagcatgcaGT
It encodes the following:
- the rnf25 gene encoding E3 ubiquitin-protein ligase RNF25 isoform X1, which gives rise to MAATESEVLCEIEVLQSIYLDDLRVTRTQDRRWEVSLVLYPSTAEDSGSQFVRLNLTLTLDDQYPCSSPDISIHNPRGLSDDKISSLQQSLELEAESYVGSPVLYQLIEKAKEILTESNIPHGNCVICLYGFKEGESFSKTRCYHYFHSHCLGRYARHSEEEIRVRQQEMAKDKTATQLQELTVVCPVCREPLTYDLDQLMASVAPQLPELDAAAICSDFQQKWRELERVLDRQRCRGGVIDPKEESNRFLIHINEAPSSPDGGGEDPPLPAACELPPPLHHVAPRPTHCSGTHWQPHGQPQARKRHSHGRGPRRGSAGPRTYHTRGGAPISEHLDSLCLSSDPTEGAPRATCEDVCAHLTLHQTGSHSSSFDKHTAAGRAQRARRRGPQHLAHGGPPQHRRWDARAPRGGAPRQQRVGGPEEDL
- the rnf25 gene encoding E3 ubiquitin-protein ligase RNF25 isoform X2, with the translated sequence MMLCCSLQQSLELEAESYVGSPVLYQLIEKAKEILTESNIPHGNCVICLYGFKEGESFSKTRCYHYFHSHCLGRYARHSEEEIRVRQQEMAKDKTATQLQELTVVCPVCREPLTYDLDQLMASVAPQLPELDAAAICSDFQQKWRELERVLDRQRCRGGVIDPKEESNRFLIHINEAPSSPDGGGEDPPLPAACELPPPLHHVAPRPTHCSGTHWQPHGQPQARKRHSHGRGPRRGSAGPRTYHTRGGAPISEHLDSLCLSSDPTEGAPRATCEDVCAHLTLHQTGSHSSSFDKHTAAGRAQRARRRGPQHLAHGGPPQHRRWDARAPRGGAPRQQRVGGPEEDL